Genomic segment of Acidobacteriota bacterium:
CAGTTCCGGGTTGCTCAGAGAGGAAACGCCATAGCTGATTAGCCTCTCCCTCGGCTGCAGCGACCTGGGGAGCTCCTTGATCTTCGTTTTCTCAAGATTGTTCTGCATATCGAAATCCTCCACTCCGCCAATTCTGGCTCCGCATCACTCCCCTTCCCACAAGGGGAGAGTCATTAGAGCCTTGTTATCAAAAAGCATGTTTTGGAGGAGGAAGATAAATTTTTCAGGGGAGGCAAAAACTCGAGGAGGCTATTGGGAAATCATGACTCTTCTTCCATCGATCTTCAATTTTCCGTCGAAGAAGAGTCTCACCGCTTCCGGATATATCCTGTGTTCTTCTTCAAGGATCCTGGCGGCAAGAGTTTCCGCCGTATCATAATCCAGGACGGGGACAATGGCTTGAAGGATAATCGGTCCATGATCGACCTTCTCATCCACGAAATGGACGGTGCAACCAGAGAACTTGACACCCCAATCAATGGCTTTCTGCTGGACGTCCAGGCCGGGGAAGGCCGGAAGAAGTGCCGGGTGGATATTCATGATCCTCCCCTGAAACTCCTGCACGAAGCAAGGGCTCAAAATTCTCATGTAACCCGCAAGGCAGACTAGATCGACATTCCTACTCTTCAGCTCCCGAACCATCTTTGCGTCATGCTCTTCTCTCGTCTTGCTCTCACGGTGGTCTATGACAATGGTTTCCACGCCGAAGCTCCTAGCCTTCTCCAGCCCTGGCGCATCTTTTTCATTGCTGATGACGAGAGAGACTTCAGCATTGGTTTTCCCGGCTTTACAGGCTTCGATGATTGAAACCATGTTGCTTCCCCTGCCAGAAATCAGAATCCCTATCCTGCCTTTAGCCATGCCTCAACTTATACAGTTGTCCCTCTTGCCGTTTTCCCTGTTACAATTCAATCATCAAGGGTGCGGGTTCTATCGGATGGTAATTCTCTTTTCGCCTTTGTCTATCTCACCGATCAGGCAGAACTTCTCCTGAACCTGTTTCATCTCATGTTCGAATGCATCGTAAGAATCTTGCGCTATCACTAGAGCCATCCCGATTCCCATATTGAACGTCCGGTACATCTCTCGGTCTGCTATGTTCCCGACCGCCTGCAGGTAAGAGAATATCGGCGGGATATACCATCCCCCTTTTCTTATTCTTGCGACAACCCCATTCGGAATGATCCTGGGGATATTGTCATACAAGCCGCCGCCGGTGATATGCGCCATCCCCTTGACCAGGCCTTTTGAGACGGCATGCTTCAACTGATTGTAGTAGCATCGATGCGGCTGGAGGAGTTC
This window contains:
- the purN gene encoding phosphoribosylglycinamide formyltransferase, whose amino-acid sequence is MAKGRIGILISGRGSNMVSIIEACKAGKTNAEVSLVISNEKDAPGLEKARSFGVETIVIDHRESKTREEHDAKMVRELKSRNVDLVCLAGYMRILSPCFVQEFQGRIMNIHPALLPAFPGLDVQQKAIDWGVKFSGCTVHFVDEKVDHGPIILQAIVPVLDYDTAETLAARILEEEHRIYPEAVRLFFDGKLKIDGRRVMISQ